One Vallitalea pronyensis genomic region harbors:
- a CDS encoding LacI family DNA-binding transcriptional regulator encodes MNDGDKYQKASIKDVAREANVSVSTVSRVIRKYDNVTKETEVKVNEAIKKLNYIPNAAASRLGSGSLENIGVVFTRSADKAFQNPFFSEMLMGIGHILEQYDYNMQLIMHNDIKQERNKVMASLASGMIQGVIILSTRNYDMLVQDLANSLYPFVVSGRVKGIESDRPIYTVNTDNRAGSFTMVDHLAKLGHKKIAIINGPAEYVVNIDRYDGYRRALLNHGLAFDPDLVINGGYTINDAKQVVVEKLRERQDITAIYAKDDMKAIAAMQGIKELGLRIPEDIAVVGYNDYDLAKISEPQLTTMRVPIYDLGMEAAKMIIQLIRNEEIENNTNMLKTDLIIRQSCGYGLNNNI; translated from the coding sequence TTGAATGATGGTGATAAGTATCAGAAAGCTTCCATTAAAGATGTAGCCAGAGAAGCAAATGTTTCCGTATCGACGGTATCTAGAGTCATACGAAAGTACGATAATGTAACCAAAGAAACAGAAGTAAAAGTGAATGAAGCCATAAAAAAATTGAATTATATACCTAACGCTGCGGCTTCAAGACTTGGTTCAGGTTCTCTAGAAAATATAGGTGTTGTATTCACAAGATCAGCGGATAAAGCTTTTCAAAACCCTTTTTTCTCTGAAATGCTAATGGGTATTGGGCATATTTTAGAGCAATACGACTATAATATGCAACTTATCATGCATAATGATATCAAACAGGAACGAAACAAGGTGATGGCTAGTCTTGCCAGTGGTATGATTCAAGGTGTTATCATCCTTTCCACACGAAACTATGACATGCTCGTACAAGATTTAGCCAATAGTCTTTATCCATTTGTTGTGTCCGGTCGTGTTAAGGGGATTGAATCGGATAGACCTATTTACACCGTCAACACAGACAATCGAGCTGGCAGTTTTACGATGGTGGATCATTTAGCCAAATTAGGACATAAGAAGATTGCCATTATTAATGGTCCAGCAGAGTATGTGGTGAATATAGACCGCTATGATGGCTATCGCAGGGCATTATTAAATCATGGCTTGGCATTTGACCCGGATTTAGTCATCAATGGAGGCTATACCATTAATGATGCTAAGCAAGTCGTCGTTGAGAAGCTACGCGAGCGTCAGGATATCACAGCTATTTATGCCAAAGATGATATGAAGGCAATAGCTGCCATGCAAGGAATTAAGGAACTTGGGCTTAGAATACCAGAAGATATTGCTGTGGTGGGCTACAATGATTATGATTTGGCTAAGATTTCTGAGCCTCAATTAACCACCATGCGGGTTCCGATATATGATTTGGGTATGGAAGCAGCAAAAATGATTATCCAATTAATTCGAAATGAAGAAATTGAAAATAACACAAACATGTTAAAGACAGATTTAATCATCAGGCAGTCATGCGGATATGGATTAAACAACAATATATGA
- a CDS encoding alpha-mannosidase, translating to MTWNAQIISHTHWDREWYLNSPYTNEWLVPFFDQLFKMFEKEEAYQFVLDGQMAMIDDYFEELAKGNRPVYKYRNKIRKYVKEGRLFIGPYYLQPDWQLLSEEALVRNLLIGHKKASEYGKCMHVGWLLDNFGQISQTAQIHKECDIQGLYVWRGVEMDPRQVRSEFIWEAPDGTRMPSVYLLNSYRNVMRLAEYAEIMKRRIYDEVDKLQDFMTTSNMLMMNGYDQEMVPDDIQPYIKTKELDTEHIKVTQSNPERYLASVLEEEPDLMTLQGALYSGRFIAVFPGVMSSRMYLKLQNDASQKAIEHHAEPLSMLDYFLGGDYEASVLDKAWELLLKNHPHDSICGVSIDDVHQDMENRTRDFHFLMDHQIRKAVMHLAKRINTKQLEDENYFVYNPSPYPRSEVISINGENYYMDHIESFGYTHVKKEQVVGKINKEGNHIENNKIKVIINPNGAFDLYHKATNKWYVGLGILEDKGDAGDEYNYSYPDTDKSYYSTDSDVTITDLMVTPEKVQVEIRFDMDLPTGITKDRKKRNHERMNMPVRQVVTMEANSEVIKVKTAIKNTVKDHRVRVLFPTDITADYTYAGSPFDVVKRPIHMDDYDEAMIPDNVKRVIVGAREAKPNTTFLGRELIDINDGEKGLAILSKGLPEYTVYQDKNTIALTLFRSVGWIAKDINTRIGDAGPEIFTPEAQCLREMSFEYAVYPHEKHYDKGNVLREADRFNHDLLTFVTDKHDGSLSPSQSFMKVDAPKNVVRVTSIKRSEDGNGIIVRLYNGSDQATHATIASAFHIHNAYRTNFLEQQKQASTLSVHNNTFELKVGKKAIETIYIQVTVDTIDMNEEAYVDIYENEEPYDFSNYAYVPLVTEEDIASEVKRADKLKDGLHNPMLRRTALEAKLSAILTRDRYHETQIHKLGYQLNEARVSRRVHDYIKDIH from the coding sequence ATGACTTGGAATGCTCAAATTATTTCACATACACATTGGGATAGAGAATGGTATCTGAATAGTCCCTATACCAATGAATGGTTGGTACCTTTTTTTGATCAGCTTTTTAAGATGTTTGAGAAAGAAGAAGCCTATCAGTTCGTTCTGGATGGTCAGATGGCCATGATCGATGATTACTTTGAAGAACTTGCTAAAGGAAACCGGCCAGTTTATAAGTATAGAAATAAGATTAGAAAATATGTTAAGGAAGGTCGTCTGTTTATTGGACCTTACTATTTACAGCCTGACTGGCAGTTACTCAGTGAAGAAGCTCTGGTTAGAAATCTACTCATAGGCCATAAGAAAGCTTCAGAATATGGAAAGTGTATGCATGTTGGTTGGCTGCTGGATAATTTTGGTCAGATTTCTCAAACTGCTCAGATTCATAAAGAGTGCGATATACAAGGTCTATATGTCTGGCGAGGTGTGGAGATGGACCCAAGGCAAGTAAGGTCTGAATTTATATGGGAAGCACCTGATGGTACAAGAATGCCCAGTGTCTACTTGCTTAATAGTTATCGAAATGTCATGCGCCTTGCAGAATACGCAGAGATTATGAAAAGAAGAATTTACGATGAAGTGGATAAACTTCAAGATTTTATGACAACCAGCAACATGTTGATGATGAATGGTTATGACCAAGAGATGGTGCCGGATGATATTCAACCCTATATTAAAACGAAGGAGTTGGATACAGAGCATATTAAAGTGACTCAAAGTAATCCAGAAAGATACTTAGCATCTGTCTTAGAAGAAGAACCTGACCTTATGACGTTGCAGGGAGCACTCTATAGCGGTCGATTCATAGCTGTATTTCCCGGTGTCATGTCATCTAGGATGTACTTGAAATTACAAAATGATGCATCACAAAAAGCCATTGAACACCATGCGGAACCCTTATCCATGTTGGATTACTTTTTAGGTGGCGATTATGAGGCATCTGTACTGGATAAAGCTTGGGAGCTGTTGTTGAAGAATCATCCTCATGATAGTATTTGCGGTGTAAGTATTGATGATGTGCATCAAGATATGGAGAACAGAACACGGGATTTTCATTTCCTCATGGATCATCAGATTAGAAAAGCTGTTATGCATTTAGCTAAGCGTATTAACACCAAACAGCTAGAGGATGAAAACTATTTTGTCTATAACCCAAGTCCCTATCCACGGTCTGAAGTGATTAGTATTAATGGTGAGAATTATTATATGGATCATATAGAATCTTTTGGATATACCCATGTGAAGAAAGAACAGGTTGTAGGTAAGATTAACAAAGAAGGTAACCATATTGAAAATAATAAGATAAAAGTGATTATTAATCCTAATGGTGCCTTTGATTTATACCATAAGGCAACCAATAAATGGTATGTAGGGCTAGGGATACTTGAAGATAAAGGGGATGCTGGTGATGAATACAATTATTCCTATCCAGATACAGATAAAAGTTATTACTCAACAGATAGTGATGTCACCATTACTGACTTAATGGTAACACCTGAAAAAGTGCAGGTAGAAATACGGTTTGACATGGACTTACCAACAGGCATAACAAAAGATAGAAAGAAGAGAAACCATGAAAGGATGAACATGCCAGTCCGACAAGTTGTCACCATGGAGGCGAATTCAGAGGTCATTAAAGTGAAGACAGCCATTAAAAATACAGTAAAAGACCATAGGGTTAGGGTTTTGTTCCCAACAGACATAACAGCTGATTATACATATGCAGGCAGTCCTTTTGATGTGGTAAAAAGACCCATTCACATGGATGACTATGATGAAGCCATGATTCCCGATAATGTAAAACGGGTTATTGTGGGGGCTAGAGAAGCAAAACCGAACACAACATTTCTAGGCCGAGAGCTGATTGATATCAATGATGGAGAGAAGGGTTTGGCAATTCTGTCCAAGGGGTTACCAGAGTATACGGTTTATCAAGATAAGAATACCATTGCATTGACACTGTTTCGTTCTGTTGGCTGGATTGCAAAAGACATTAACACACGTATTGGTGATGCAGGGCCAGAAATATTTACACCAGAAGCCCAATGCTTAAGAGAAATGTCATTCGAATATGCTGTCTATCCTCATGAAAAACATTATGACAAAGGCAATGTGTTACGAGAAGCAGATCGGTTTAATCATGACTTACTAACATTTGTTACAGATAAACATGACGGGAGCTTATCACCTTCACAATCCTTTATGAAAGTAGATGCCCCCAAAAACGTTGTTCGCGTCACCAGTATTAAACGGTCAGAAGATGGTAACGGCATAATCGTTCGCCTATATAACGGCTCAGACCAAGCGACCCACGCAACCATAGCATCAGCTTTTCATATTCATAACGCATACAGAACGAACTTCTTAGAACAACAAAAACAAGCATCAACACTATCTGTCCATAATAATACATTTGAGTTAAAAGTAGGCAAAAAAGCCATTGAGACGATTTACATACAAGTGACAGTCGATACAATAGACATGAACGAGGAAGCTTATGTCGATATCTACGAAAACGAAGAACCTTATGACTTCAGTAATTATGCATATGTACCACTGGTAACAGAAGAAGATATAGCATCAGAGGTGAAGCGAGCCGACAAGCTAAAAGATGGACTCCATAACCCCATGCTTAGAAGAACAGCTCTAGAAGCCAAACTCTCCGCAATCTTAACAAGGGACCGTTACCACGAAACACAAATACACAAACTAGGCTATCAACTCAACGAAGCCAGAGTATCCAGAAGGGTGCACGACTACATTAAAGACATCCACTAA
- a CDS encoding ABC transporter substrate-binding protein, giving the protein MRKILSLFMTLLLMLSVVGCTGDKEKGDSQKTPSSSDSSQGQEQDKDTLTFDAKEMTVYIRMMESQDKWFRENIIKKFEQQHGVKINVRTFENVVDLQQILELDKENTIGLVKTGDSMVTPLAKKGFMMRLNEIDGVDVASDLGDYLEEAVALGTIDGEPYYIPRKLETNTLLYLKSAVEDAVANWEPMKDAIQAMFKAENGFGLPSDYTLEADPNAWDWYDLAVAGYYWANTEMNGMKEPRIAHRGKDYAGTTTELVTKAFQAGASQEEVLHMTGQGIVDAYEWEVFMKENGLYNPGMWEEGWSGGGIWKAMAAGKVYLAFMHQIDAFFIHGGTDPSMTGFLANPDDMGVAIMPAGASLDMADGKPARMGKHASQLGGWWWGIPKSTPDAKLSYALARFITNAENHKAEASTFGMMPVRKDIMDDLGSSFEEDWIKDVFENAVKQINSDVTPLPTDLNWPEIAQLYNDAWFDIVVSGNHDSVQSQLETYTKKAADILKK; this is encoded by the coding sequence ATGCGAAAAATATTATCACTATTTATGACATTGTTACTTATGTTAAGTGTTGTGGGGTGTACAGGTGACAAAGAAAAGGGAGATTCACAGAAAACACCTTCATCATCAGATTCATCTCAGGGACAAGAACAGGATAAGGATACGCTTACCTTTGATGCAAAGGAAATGACCGTATATATCCGTATGATGGAGTCCCAAGACAAATGGTTTAGAGAAAATATCATTAAGAAGTTTGAACAGCAGCATGGTGTTAAAATCAATGTACGAACCTTTGAAAATGTGGTTGACTTACAGCAAATTTTAGAACTTGATAAAGAAAATACCATAGGACTCGTAAAAACTGGAGATTCTATGGTGACCCCATTGGCTAAAAAAGGCTTTATGATGCGTCTTAATGAGATTGACGGGGTTGATGTTGCGTCTGATTTAGGCGATTATCTGGAAGAAGCAGTAGCATTAGGAACCATTGATGGGGAACCTTATTACATACCTCGAAAACTTGAAACCAATACCTTGTTATACTTAAAATCTGCTGTAGAGGATGCCGTGGCTAACTGGGAACCGATGAAAGATGCTATACAGGCTATGTTTAAAGCAGAAAACGGTTTTGGCTTGCCTTCAGATTATACATTAGAAGCTGACCCTAATGCATGGGATTGGTACGATCTGGCAGTTGCTGGTTACTATTGGGCAAATACAGAAATGAATGGTATGAAAGAACCGCGTATAGCTCACCGGGGAAAAGATTATGCTGGTACCACAACAGAGCTTGTGACCAAAGCTTTTCAAGCAGGTGCTTCCCAAGAAGAAGTCCTTCACATGACAGGTCAAGGGATTGTTGATGCTTATGAATGGGAAGTGTTCATGAAAGAGAATGGGTTATATAACCCAGGTATGTGGGAAGAAGGCTGGTCTGGCGGTGGTATCTGGAAAGCTATGGCAGCAGGAAAAGTGTATTTAGCATTCATGCATCAGATTGACGCATTCTTTATTCATGGGGGAACAGACCCATCCATGACAGGTTTCTTAGCTAATCCTGATGATATGGGGGTTGCCATTATGCCAGCAGGTGCATCCCTTGACATGGCAGATGGAAAACCAGCACGTATGGGTAAACATGCATCACAGTTAGGTGGCTGGTGGTGGGGTATCCCCAAATCAACACCCGATGCCAAGTTATCCTATGCATTAGCAAGGTTTATCACCAATGCGGAGAATCACAAAGCAGAAGCTTCAACATTTGGCATGATGCCTGTTCGAAAAGATATTATGGATGACTTAGGCAGTTCTTTTGAAGAGGATTGGATTAAGGACGTATTTGAGAACGCTGTTAAACAGATTAATTCAGATGTGACGCCTTTACCAACGGATTTGAACTGGCCTGAAATTGCCCAATTATATAATGACGCTTGGTTTGACATTGTTGTATCAGGTAATCATGATAGCGTACAATCACAGCTTGAAACGTATACGAAAAAAGCAGCAGATATACTGAAGAAATAA
- a CDS encoding flavin reductase family protein, with protein MKKQVTDFKSCLKTMPDILVSCRSKDGQDNALAVAYACNCSYDPPMVMVGIVPSRYSYHMIKETGVFVVNLVTEALRKEYAYLGSHSGRDEDKLKALDMKIGEGKKVNAPLLLDCPVNIECTVVDSIKTGSHEMFVGKVAYIHAHEELIQENGRLDFSKINIIKFR; from the coding sequence ATGAAAAAACAAGTAACGGATTTTAAAAGTTGTCTTAAGACAATGCCAGATATACTGGTTTCATGCCGAAGCAAAGATGGTCAAGACAATGCTTTGGCTGTAGCGTATGCTTGTAATTGCAGCTATGATCCACCAATGGTGATGGTAGGTATTGTACCCAGCCGATATTCTTATCATATGATTAAAGAAACGGGTGTTTTTGTTGTAAATCTTGTAACGGAAGCCTTAAGAAAAGAATATGCTTATTTGGGAAGCCATAGCGGAAGAGATGAAGATAAATTAAAGGCATTAGATATGAAAATAGGTGAGGGAAAAAAAGTCAATGCCCCTCTACTCTTAGATTGTCCTGTCAACATTGAATGCACCGTCGTTGATTCCATTAAAACAGGATCCCATGAAATGTTTGTCGGCAAGGTAGCATATATTCATGCACACGAAGAACTCATCCAAGAAAATGGAAGACTTGATTTTTCTAAAATAAACATTATAAAATTCAGATAA
- a CDS encoding carbohydrate ABC transporter permease — protein MIKAIKKNAFLIWTLLPAILFLLGFFSVIVFYLVKLAFTHYEAGMATSMGIQNFIEMAESKEFKEAFLRTFYFVIFATPLQLLTGMVTAMLVNKKFLGRGVVRSVFLLPLAIPTIVTTSILLLMFSQGGHISSLLLGQYSFFPKVVNTEIAFISKEPLAIGLSIFGKVWRDTPISMLILLAGLQAISEDQYEAAKTMGASSIQNFFYITLPSMLPAISSVLVLRSIEAWKEFIFPYILAPTFPVLGVLIEKYYIQLQNPSMSAAIGMILIVVILVGTFLLNKLLKYLNNLLVKA, from the coding sequence ATGATAAAAGCAATAAAAAAGAATGCTTTCTTAATTTGGACACTCTTACCAGCCATACTCTTTTTATTAGGGTTCTTTTCCGTCATCGTTTTTTATTTAGTTAAATTGGCGTTTACCCATTATGAGGCTGGTATGGCAACATCCATGGGTATCCAAAATTTTATTGAGATGGCAGAATCAAAAGAATTTAAAGAAGCTTTTCTAAGAACTTTTTATTTTGTAATCTTCGCAACACCACTTCAACTATTAACAGGTATGGTTACGGCTATGCTGGTTAATAAAAAATTTCTGGGTAGGGGTGTTGTCCGAAGTGTGTTTTTATTACCACTGGCTATACCAACCATTGTCACCACATCCATTTTGTTATTAATGTTTTCGCAAGGTGGTCATATATCGTCCCTTTTATTAGGACAATACAGCTTTTTTCCAAAGGTTGTGAACACGGAGATTGCTTTTATCAGTAAGGAGCCTTTGGCGATTGGTCTATCGATATTTGGTAAAGTCTGGCGGGATACCCCCATTTCCATGCTTATTCTGTTAGCAGGATTACAGGCCATTAGTGAAGACCAGTATGAAGCGGCGAAGACCATGGGTGCTTCATCCATTCAAAACTTTTTTTACATTACCTTGCCATCCATGCTGCCAGCTATATCATCTGTACTTGTACTGCGTTCCATAGAAGCTTGGAAAGAGTTTATATTTCCTTACATATTAGCGCCTACGTTCCCTGTTTTAGGCGTTTTAATTGAGAAATACTATATTCAACTCCAAAACCCAAGCATGTCTGCAGCAATCGGTATGATTCTTATAGTCGTCATTTTAGTGGGGACATTCTTACTGAACAAATTGTTGAAATACCTAAATAATCTATTGGTTAAAGCATAA
- a CDS encoding carbohydrate ABC transporter permease, whose amino-acid sequence MRKKWTVQKTIWFFMIILSLVLVLLPIYIMFKYSISDRASWITGGQYPVPWFPFKPNLDMYRYYLSDTRFWANAFLSIKVALLTVTLSTLIGAPAAYALARFKFNGKAVLLVLILSIRLIPDISAVIPVATIFTNSFLYHLPIELKVALSHTILGLPYVVYIAQGVFETIPVDLEEQVMIMGGSKLYAFTRVILPLAVPGLAAGAIYVFLLSWNEFIFSYFITSTTSASVLPLPVYLRSVFGAFTPSPVSVATLSLIVSLPVIVFTFIIQKYMIAGSTAGAVK is encoded by the coding sequence ATGAGAAAAAAATGGACAGTACAAAAAACAATATGGTTTTTCATGATCATCTTGAGCCTTGTGCTGGTGTTGTTACCTATTTATATTATGTTTAAGTATTCGATTTCCGATAGAGCCAGTTGGATTACAGGTGGTCAATATCCTGTACCTTGGTTTCCCTTTAAACCCAATCTGGATATGTATCGTTATTACCTATCGGATACCAGATTCTGGGCTAATGCATTCCTTAGTATAAAAGTTGCTTTATTAACGGTCACCTTATCCACTTTAATTGGTGCACCAGCTGCGTATGCATTAGCCAGGTTTAAGTTTAATGGAAAAGCCGTCTTACTGGTACTCATCTTATCCATTCGACTGATTCCAGATATTTCGGCGGTTATACCTGTAGCGACAATCTTTACAAATTCATTTTTATATCATTTACCCATCGAGTTAAAAGTGGCTTTATCCCACACCATACTGGGTTTACCCTATGTGGTGTATATTGCACAAGGTGTTTTTGAAACCATACCTGTGGATTTAGAAGAGCAGGTCATGATTATGGGAGGAAGCAAATTATATGCCTTTACCCGTGTCATCTTACCACTAGCTGTTCCAGGACTGGCGGCAGGGGCAATTTATGTGTTTTTATTATCGTGGAATGAGTTTATTTTCTCTTACTTTATAACATCCACAACATCAGCTAGTGTCTTACCATTACCTGTATACTTAAGAAGTGTATTTGGTGCATTCACACCAAGTCCAGTTTCTGTAGCCACCTTATCACTGATTGTGTCATTACCGGTAATAGTGTTTACGTTTATTATTCAAAAATACATGATTGCAGGGTCCACTGCAGGTGCAGTAAAATAG
- a CDS encoding ABC transporter ATP-binding protein has translation MLGLTLKHIKKVYPNGFEAVKKLSLEVRAGEFVSFVGPSGCGKSTTLRMIAGLEEISHGELYIGDKKANALSPRERGIAMVFQSYALFPHMTVAANIGFGLKIQKVPVAERKKKIEWALDLLDLDGLGDRKPAQLSGGQRQRVALGRALVLDPDVLLLDEPLSNLDAKLRIKMRLELKRIHKELNATIIYVTHDQAEAMTLSDRIAILKDGDLMQCGTPTEIYNNPANEFVAGFVGSPPMNFISGQLNSDKENMTFVSEYGTFIFDHVLQTKVQEKGISGPITLGVRPEDITISTQKADNAFQGMSIVTETLGSDDYVSVLPRGVKRGELLTVRIKPEMNFPLDKEVWMEPKTEKIHVFS, from the coding sequence ATGTTAGGTTTAACATTAAAGCATATTAAAAAAGTATATCCTAATGGATTTGAGGCAGTTAAGAAGTTGAGCTTGGAAGTTAGAGCAGGAGAATTTGTATCTTTTGTAGGACCATCAGGATGTGGTAAGTCAACAACCTTGAGAATGATTGCCGGACTTGAGGAGATTTCACACGGTGAACTGTATATTGGTGATAAAAAAGCCAACGCATTGTCCCCAAGGGAACGGGGCATAGCCATGGTTTTTCAAAGCTATGCATTATTTCCCCATATGACTGTAGCTGCCAATATTGGTTTTGGTTTAAAAATCCAAAAAGTCCCTGTAGCAGAGAGAAAGAAGAAAATTGAATGGGCACTGGATTTGTTGGATTTAGATGGCTTAGGTGACCGTAAACCTGCTCAGTTATCAGGAGGACAAAGACAGCGAGTAGCTCTTGGGCGGGCATTGGTTCTTGATCCAGATGTACTTTTACTTGATGAACCATTAAGTAACTTGGATGCCAAGCTAAGAATTAAGATGCGTCTAGAATTAAAACGCATTCATAAGGAACTGAATGCAACCATCATCTACGTAACCCATGACCAAGCGGAAGCCATGACACTGAGTGACCGTATTGCCATATTAAAAGATGGGGATTTAATGCAATGTGGCACGCCTACAGAAATCTATAACAACCCAGCCAATGAATTTGTAGCTGGTTTTGTAGGCAGTCCACCTATGAACTTTATATCCGGTCAATTGAATAGCGACAAAGAAAACATGACATTTGTGTCGGAATATGGTACATTTATATTTGACCATGTATTACAAACAAAAGTACAGGAAAAAGGGATAAGCGGTCCTATTACTTTAGGTGTAAGACCTGAAGATATAACCATATCAACACAAAAAGCTGACAATGCTTTTCAAGGCATGTCCATCGTCACGGAAACACTAGGTTCAGATGATTATGTATCGGTACTGCCTAGGGGTGTAAAACGTGGGGAGCTATTAACAGTACGGATAAAACCGGAAATGAACTTTCCTTTAGATAAAGAGGTCTGGATGGAGCCTAAAACTGAAAAAATACATGTATTTTCTTGA